The genomic stretch TGACAGGAGACAGAAAGGGAGGCCACCCGAAAGACCTTTCAAAAACAACTGCAAATGTAAGTGTTTATGAACTAACTTTATGGTAACTATTActgttcaatcaatcaatcaatcagacttaatttgtatagcacttttcatataataataaaacaatacaattacCCCCTCCCCACCATCCACGTATGAAACAATAAGTGACTATGTTATGAATAAAggaatcaataaaaacagagctgaGGAAACGCCATCATAACTCTCATGAATTTGCAATGAGGAAAAACCAGAAGTaagataaaaatgtaacaattgAAGTGTggaaaaatatcataaaatactaaaaaaaaaaaaaaaaaaaaagaggagatgtATTTAAGTGAGTAAAACCAGAAATGTAAGGTAGGGTAttcaaaggaaaacaaagataaagataaaataaagataaaataataaaatatgataataaaatactaaaaaagaggaaaagtgtTGAAGTAAGCAAAACCAGAAATAAAAAGTAGGgtataaaaaggaaaacaataaaaaaaaaaatcgataaataaaagtaaaataaaaaagatatgcCGAGTAGTTAAACAGgctaaaacatataaataaaagacagataaatacatttaaaaaaaataatgttcacTTAAAAGCCAGAATAAAAAGGTTGAgtttgctttcaaaaatatcAACACTCTGCTGCGCTCAGGTCTCCAGGGTGGCTGTTCCAGAGACGTGGACCATAGCAATAAAAGGATGTGGGTTTTTGTTCTGACTTTCGGGATAATTCAAAGGTCACTACCAGAAGACCTGAGGGTTCTAGAGGGTTCATAGGCTTGTGATATATTCTTCTTAGGGAGACCAGAAAGCAGAGCATTACAACAGTCAATCCTGCAGGTAATGAAAGTGTGCAGTAGTGTCTCTGCATTGGCTTGAGAGAGGAACGGTCGCGCTCTGgcaatgtttttcaaatgataaaatgcaTTCTTACTGATATTTCTAATGTGTTCTAATGTGTTGTGGAATGTAGTTAAATGGTTATATATGAAAACGCACTGATTACAACTTGAAGGGTCCTGATATACAAAGCCTACAGTGGATCCTCTCATGGTCACAAGACCTCTGGATTTCGAAGCTCGGCCATGTGTTGTCAGAGCTCTCTATTGTTGGTTGACCCCAGTGTTCAGTCAAAATATGCTGCTGTGGAAATATGCGTTCTGCCTTTTGTGTGGCAGCACTGCACAGATGTCAGCAGCTTCTCTGCTCAGGGGCTCTGCCGGGCTAAAGCCTCTCTATTATGATGCTTTTTGCTGGGTCGGCACTTACATTCACTGCATCCTCCATAGAGTTAAAGGCAGTTAGTCAATGTGGTGGATGGGCTGTTTTGGAGTGTTTACAGTACACAAAGTGATTTTCGTGTTTGGGTGTTTGTATCAAgcataattattaatttatcttGTATCTACATGAAAAGAAACTTGGCTTCTGATTGAAGTCAGAACTCTCCAGGAACTCCAGTTCCTTCTGTTATTTCCattcagtctctctcctttttcctctctgtatgtTCATGAAGTATATTCAAAAAGTCTTGAGATATGCGCAAATTTTTCGCTAAAGTTGAAACTCTTTCAACTTGCACGGACATATATTTGCATCAATTCGTGCTGTCCCAGGCGAATTTGTGTGTACTCAagtctttgcattgactttgtatgtaatcgCGCCGTgcctaaaatacattttggctgtttggggcaaATAAAAGGCAAGGAGAAAATTTGCCTCACCTTCACctttacttacattttttttcatttcaaatgtataCACAGTGATGTTTCTTCCAGAAGAGTATAGTTAATTTCCCTGCTCATGACAACTGTTCAGGGTGGAGAAGGGTAGGTTTTAATGGACTTTAATGCAAGGACTAGACTGAAGAAGACCTTCGGTGTGTCAGTGAGTACCTGCAGAAATTGTCAGTCTTCTCCTGCCTGGGTGCCTTTTCTCCCCACGGTGATTCTGCTGTGTCTGACTATTAAATGATCCCTCGATCTAGCAGACTGAGATGAGGTAGTCTCTTTAAATAGGTGGTGGCTGTTCGCAATGTTCGCAGCTGACAGTGACTTCTTTGATCTTctgtttaatttttaagaatatttttttaacaagcaGAAACTACCACGGCTTGAAATTGAAGCCAATCAATGCTGTTGACACCTATGAGGTTCAACGAATGTGCAGCACACAGTGTATAATGGATCAgtggattttctttttcctttttgactaatcaattcatcaataAAATGCTGTCACAATTTTCCATAGCTAGAGGTGATGCTTTCAAATCTCGCCAGTGAGATatgagaatgagagaaaagcagaaaaagcatTTATTCAAGGAGGTGGAaccagcaattttttttttcactggatAAATAACTTAAAGAATTAATTTCTTATCAAAATTGCTGCAGATTAATgttctgtcaatcaattaattgactaatcatttcagctctgcctGGAATAACACTGTATACCAAACACTGTGATGTGACATAACATTGTGGGTGTACGtaatgtgctgttgtgtgtagctttgtattttgtatagtgtgttctttgtgggtttttttttttttttgctttgtactgtttgtcgttgtgctgttgtatgttttgattgtgggggactacggatgcaaattagctttgcgcgaactccggtgcagtgcatctttaatgtttgaaactgcacactgtcccagtcaataaatcaaatcaaaaaaaataaaaaaaagacaaaacttctggagaaagagagaaacagtgatGGTGCAACACAGGTCCATGGACAGTGTGCTTAGGGTTAGTTGTATTGTTGCTCTGTTGACAATGAATAGAGAAAATAAGGAGGGTATTCTAGGaatgcaactaacaattatagTAATTTGATTAATATGTCGGTGGCACAGTGattagcactgttgcctcaaAGCGGTTTCAAACCTGTTAGCCAGCTGGGGCCTTTTTCCTCTCCATGCctgctccagtttcctccaaCAGACCTGCAGTTTCGGTAGATTGGCGACTCTAAATTGGACTGATTAATATGTCAATCTTTTGTTCAATTAGTAGATTGAAGacatcatttggtctataaaatgtgagaaaatctGCCCTGAGCTTTTTCCCAGAACCTTGGACTGTACAACcaatagtccaaaaccccaaaatattctgTGTATGATAATATAAaccaaagaaaagcagcaaatcttcacgTTTGACAGGCTGTAACCAGAATTTTTTTGTATGATGAATgacataaataattaatcaattatcaaaataggcAATGACTGATATGAGCAATCAATCAACATTTCACGACTGGTGTATATAATGTGTAGCTTTAGTATGCAAAATCTTGTCTTTATCACTCTGATCTTagttgtttctctctttttcaggtGCCATGTTTTCCGACATGTTAATGACACTGTAACCAGAAAAGAAGAGGGATACGGAAGCAGAGGAGAGGTGCAACACCGATCAGGAATTCTTGGTGTAGAAGGAAGAAGGATCATGGCGATTTTTTTTGAGCTGAAGGAGGGACACTGTGACCTTTTCCTGTAGGTGTTTGCAGCCTGATCACTATGAGGGAGCAAAGCTTTTGCTTCATACAGCGCAGGAAGTTCAGTCAAAGAGCACCCAGACTGCTGAAGAGCCTTACAAAGGCCTACTGGACTTGACAACATCAGATAGAGAAGCCAGTTGGCAGGAGGTAAAGTAGGCGAAAGGAAAGAAGATACGCATGGTGTGAGACAGATGATAGATTATAAAGCGAAAGAGATGATAAGGAAGGCGACTAGATAGATGAAAGGAGTGCTAGAGGCAGAAGGTAAGAAGTGAGTCAAAGGAGAAGTCAAGCTTGAGAGTGAAAGGAGGTAGGGATGAAATAACACACTCTTCTATCAGAAAAGGGGGAGACAGgtaagacagagaaagataCAGCTCCAGGAGAGTAGACATCTAGACAGATTCAGAGGACAGGTACTGAAAGTATTCAGAGATCAGGAGAAATCAGCAGTAGTCACGATGTTCATGAATTTCCGTCGCATCCACAAGTGCCAGTGTGTGCAGCTGCTGACCACAGGCCTGGTGCTGTGTATGGTGATGGTCTGCTGGGAGGAGCTGGACCACCATGTTGTCAGTCACATGAGGTCCTACACATACCGCTACTTGATCAACAGTTACGACTTTCTCAATTCTTCCTTCGCCATCAACTCAAACTATCATACTAGAAGCAATGGTGGGGATGGTGAGTTGGTAAGCTATCCATATCTCATCAACCACCCAGGTAAATGTAGAGGCGGTGCTGCAGATGGGAAAAAGTGGGACGATGTCCTCCTGCTTCTGTTTGTAAAATCATCTCCAGAGAACCTTGAGCGGCGCCAGGCGATCAGGGACACATGGGGTAATGAGAGCTACGTTTGGTCTGAACTAGGAGCAAGTGTGAGGGTGGTGTTCGCCCTCGGAGTACATCAGGATGTTGAGCAGAGATCCAAGATGCAGAGTGAACTGCTGAAGGAGGACCAGGCCTATGGAGACCTGATCCAGCAGGACTTTGTGGACACCTTCCACAACCTGACTACCAAACTGATCCTGCAGTTCCACTGGTGCCACCAGTACTGCCCTAAGGCGCACTTCCTCATGTCTGCAGATGACGACATCTTCGTCCACATGCCCAACTTGGTGAAGTacctgcagcagctcctgggTAGCCAATCAGGGGCTAAAGACCTGTGGGTGGGGCATGTACACAGAGGAGCCCCTCCAATTCGCCGTAAAGACAGTAAATACCACGTTCCTTATGAGCTGTACCCCTGGCCCTCTTACCCAGACTACACGGCTGGTGCAGGATACGTGGTCTCGGGGGATGTGGCTGCTAAGATCTACCAAGCGACTCTGGCGCTGAACTCCTCCATGTACATCGATGATGTCTTCATGGGGATTTGTGCCAAAGCCATGGGGGTCTCTCCCCAGGAGCATTCGTACTTTTCAGGGGAGGGCAAGGCTCCGTACCACCACTGCATCtatgatcacatgatcacatcgCATGGGCACGCCATAGATGTGCGCTCACTATGGCAGGAAGCAACAGACCCTACAGTATATAGCCACTCCAGAGGATTTATGGGCAATATGTACTGCACAGCAGTGAGAGTGATGCTTCTGTGTCTGCCATATTACCAGAACACCTACTCCTGTATGGCTGCTTTTACATAAAGATGAAATGAGGACTGCTGAATGCTCAATGTACCACATAAACAAATGACAGTACCTCACACTTgccattttttctctttcatgttATATTTCAATGTTTGCTGCTTATAATATGTGTTTGCTGTCTTGTAATAAAGATCAAAGCTGTTCAATCAAGCACACAGACGCACTTAGTTGTTCTTCAATCAACAGCAGGAACAGTTTTTACTCTGTCAAAGCATAAGAGAGAAAAGATCAGTGAAACCTAGCCTACCCCAGTTCTATTTACATGGGTAACAACATAGCGACGCCCTAAAGCgtaccctgctttatcgtcaaatttaaattaaatgggaccataaactcattagaaaatatttactgaggtaataaatgaGAAGTAATTTTCCCATAGACTCCATACAATAGGACTTTTGTAATGGGCCAATCGgactttttggagccagtggagtcgcccctTGCTGGCCATTAcagagaatgcaggtttagaAACttttgcattggc from Thunnus albacares chromosome 9, fThuAlb1.1, whole genome shotgun sequence encodes the following:
- the b3gnt5a gene encoding lactosylceramide 1,3-N-acetyl-beta-D-glucosaminyltransferase A produces the protein MFMNFRRIHKCQCVQLLTTGLVLCMVMVCWEELDHHVVSHMRSYTYRYLINSYDFLNSSFAINSNYHTRSNGGDGELVSYPYLINHPGKCRGGAADGKKWDDVLLLLFVKSSPENLERRQAIRDTWGNESYVWSELGASVRVVFALGVHQDVEQRSKMQSELLKEDQAYGDLIQQDFVDTFHNLTTKLILQFHWCHQYCPKAHFLMSADDDIFVHMPNLVKYLQQLLGSQSGAKDLWVGHVHRGAPPIRRKDSKYHVPYELYPWPSYPDYTAGAGYVVSGDVAAKIYQATLALNSSMYIDDVFMGICAKAMGVSPQEHSYFSGEGKAPYHHCIYDHMITSHGHAIDVRSLWQEATDPTVYSHSRGFMGNMYCTAVRVMLLCLPYYQNTYSCMAAFT